A single Natrinema pellirubrum DSM 15624 DNA region contains:
- a CDS encoding alkaline phosphatase family protein, producing MTRTFRRDDATAGSTEAESTGLETLLIGIDAGCLPVFERLFEADRIPTIERLCTEGVTAPLESQIPPWTPSAWPSIYTGVNPGKHGVVGFVSYDGYDWHVTSNDDVREHPLWTLLDRHGRSSVVVNAPVTHPPDEFDGAVIPGFLGPEDPPCHPAGLLDDVRDAIGEYRVYPSYTRDDDSLSDDAKIEEYRSLVRMRGRAFRYLVDEYDPDFGFVQFQKTDTVFHEFSGEQRHVDRVYETTDEQIGAILEACDPDRVFLVSDHGMGRYEGYEFRVNEYLRDMGYLETTTGGKGMPSWTPMRRRLREGETVDTWEPGTVARAASIAARFGITARRIRAALERVGLADVAIEYAPGGVSRTANEQVDFAESAAYVRARTELGVRINLEGRDPNGVVPQSEYEELREELIRALQAIETPDGEPFFETVAPREQYFHGDEIEETVDIVTIPADFEHMLSEQLADGDYFGPAEPWNHKLDGIFVAAGEGIDESTSLERAHLFDVAPTIMAAMGVPYSDRMDGSVVPVVDSVGSATYPAYADRDDESRPVTDEAVTDRLADLGYMN from the coding sequence ATGACTCGGACGTTTCGCCGCGACGATGCGACAGCAGGGAGTACCGAGGCCGAATCGACCGGGCTGGAGACGCTGCTCATCGGTATCGATGCTGGGTGTCTTCCGGTTTTCGAGCGATTGTTCGAGGCCGATCGGATACCGACCATCGAACGGCTCTGCACCGAGGGGGTGACTGCACCCCTCGAGTCGCAGATCCCCCCGTGGACGCCGAGCGCCTGGCCGTCGATCTATACGGGTGTCAATCCCGGGAAACACGGCGTCGTCGGCTTCGTCAGCTACGACGGCTACGACTGGCACGTGACGAGCAACGACGACGTCCGCGAGCATCCCCTGTGGACGCTGTTGGATCGCCACGGCCGCTCGAGCGTCGTCGTCAACGCGCCGGTCACCCACCCGCCCGACGAGTTCGACGGGGCGGTGATCCCCGGATTCCTCGGCCCCGAGGACCCGCCGTGTCACCCCGCCGGACTCTTAGACGACGTCCGCGACGCGATCGGCGAGTACCGCGTGTACCCGAGCTACACGCGCGACGACGACTCGCTGTCCGACGACGCAAAGATCGAGGAGTACCGATCCCTCGTCCGGATGCGCGGTCGGGCGTTTCGCTACCTCGTCGACGAGTACGACCCGGACTTCGGCTTCGTCCAGTTCCAGAAGACCGACACGGTCTTTCACGAGTTCAGCGGGGAGCAACGACACGTCGATCGCGTCTACGAGACGACCGACGAGCAGATCGGGGCGATCCTCGAGGCCTGCGACCCGGATCGCGTCTTCCTCGTGAGCGACCACGGGATGGGCCGGTACGAGGGCTACGAGTTCCGGGTCAACGAGTATCTGCGGGACATGGGTTATCTCGAAACGACCACCGGCGGCAAGGGAATGCCGTCGTGGACGCCGATGCGGCGGCGACTCCGCGAGGGCGAGACGGTCGACACCTGGGAGCCGGGCACGGTCGCACGCGCGGCCTCGATCGCCGCCCGGTTCGGGATCACCGCCCGCCGCATCAGAGCGGCGCTCGAGCGGGTCGGGCTGGCCGACGTCGCCATCGAGTACGCTCCGGGCGGCGTCTCCAGAACGGCCAACGAACAGGTCGACTTCGCCGAATCGGCAGCTTACGTCCGTGCGCGGACCGAACTCGGGGTCCGCATCAACCTCGAGGGGCGGGATCCGAACGGCGTCGTTCCGCAGTCGGAGTACGAGGAACTGCGCGAGGAACTCATCCGGGCGCTACAGGCCATCGAAACCCCGGACGGGGAGCCGTTCTTCGAGACGGTCGCGCCCCGCGAGCAGTACTTCCACGGCGACGAGATCGAGGAAACGGTCGACATTGTCACGATCCCCGCCGACTTCGAACACATGCTCTCCGAGCAGTTGGCCGACGGCGACTACTTCGGTCCCGCCGAGCCCTGGAATCACAAGCTCGACGGGATCTTCGTCGCGGCGGGCGAGGGGATCGACGAGAGTACCTCGCTCGAGCGGGCCCACCTCTTCGACGTCGCGCCGACGATCATGGCCGCCATGGGAGTCCCCTACAGCGACCGCATGGACGGCAGCGTCGTTCCCGTCGTCGACTCCGTGGGGTCGGCCACCTATCCGGCGTACGCTGATCGGGACGACGAGTCCCGTCCGGTGACGGACGAGGCGGTAACCGATCGGTTGGCCGACCTCGGCTACATGAACTGA
- the glmM gene encoding phosphoglucosamine mutase produces MFGTSGIRGPVGEEMTAALALSVGRAVASEGYDRVVVGRDARESGAVLTDALIAGGRECGADVLEAGIVPTPTVARAVQRTDADAGLIVTASHNPAPDNGIKLRAASGAAFDLEQRKAIATRVENDEYDLRPWDGQGSLESLPDALERHATAVAESVSIDDPPSVVVDIGNGTGGITARVLADLGCDVVTLNGKRDGRFPGRPSEPTRETLGDLSSVVATTAASLGIAHDGDADRMMAVDETGTFVPKDVLLALFAREAATAGDTVAVPVGTSKAVDDALSRTGASVTRTRVGDGAVAERAVQPGVVFGGEPSGAWIWPAETPCPDGPLAACKLVELVAARGPLSSLVDGVETYPIRRTSVRVDEKRAVMDRVREDARDRYDDVDLLDGVYVGVDDGWLLLRASGTEPIIRLTAEARDEFRAEQLEADGIGLLESAITTVSGLRP; encoded by the coding sequence ATGTTCGGAACGAGCGGAATCCGTGGGCCGGTCGGTGAAGAGATGACGGCTGCACTCGCGCTCTCGGTCGGTCGCGCCGTGGCTTCCGAGGGCTACGATCGCGTCGTCGTCGGGCGAGACGCTCGAGAGAGCGGCGCGGTCCTGACCGATGCGCTGATCGCCGGGGGACGGGAGTGTGGCGCGGACGTTCTCGAGGCCGGCATCGTGCCGACGCCAACGGTCGCCCGAGCGGTCCAGCGGACCGACGCGGACGCGGGTCTCATCGTCACGGCCTCGCACAATCCCGCGCCGGACAACGGGATCAAACTTCGGGCTGCCTCGGGGGCCGCATTCGACCTCGAGCAACGCAAGGCGATCGCGACGCGCGTCGAAAACGACGAGTACGACCTCCGCCCCTGGGACGGACAGGGGTCGCTCGAATCGCTTCCGGACGCGCTCGAGCGACATGCGACGGCGGTGGCCGAGTCCGTGTCGATCGACGATCCACCGAGCGTCGTCGTCGATATCGGAAACGGGACCGGGGGGATCACTGCCCGCGTACTCGCGGATCTCGGCTGTGACGTCGTGACGCTGAACGGGAAACGGGACGGGCGCTTTCCGGGCAGGCCGAGCGAGCCGACGCGGGAGACGCTCGGCGACCTGTCGTCGGTCGTGGCGACGACGGCCGCGAGCCTCGGCATCGCACACGACGGCGATGCCGACCGGATGATGGCCGTCGACGAGACCGGGACGTTCGTCCCGAAAGACGTCCTCCTCGCCCTGTTCGCACGCGAGGCTGCAACCGCGGGCGACACGGTCGCCGTGCCGGTGGGGACGAGCAAGGCCGTCGACGACGCGCTCTCGAGGACCGGTGCCTCGGTGACCCGAACGCGGGTCGGTGACGGCGCCGTGGCGGAACGCGCTGTGCAACCGGGGGTCGTCTTCGGCGGCGAACCCAGCGGCGCGTGGATCTGGCCGGCCGAAACGCCGTGTCCGGACGGGCCGCTCGCGGCGTGCAAACTCGTCGAACTCGTCGCCGCGCGGGGACCGCTCTCGTCGCTCGTCGACGGCGTCGAGACGTATCCAATCCGTCGTACGTCCGTCAGGGTCGACGAGAAACGGGCCGTGATGGACCGGGTTCGCGAGGACGCCCGGGATCGGTACGACGACGTCGATCTGCTCGATGGCGTCTACGTCGGTGTCGACGACGGCTGGCTGCTTCTTCGGGCGAGCGGAACCGAACCGATCATCCGGCTCACGGCCGAGGCACGTGACGAGTTTCGAGCCGAACAACTGGAAGCGGACGGCATCGGACTCCTCGAGAGCGCGATCACGACCGTGTCGGGACTCCGACCGTGA
- a CDS encoding cupin domain-containing protein, protein MEQKDDSELTPEDLAHTHLPEQTMYKVQTPAAHSGDSEAVRHSPLIIRTNEFRLLYFELEPSGRIDWHTHVPGLDEVNLCLEGRAKYTLEREDGSHQTIEIGPMEFVYVPGGARHKIEVIGEQAHRSLSAAKFDTAARLEALEDESETENTDADDLEWQDALFVDRKRDEVVAKDETLVSK, encoded by the coding sequence ATGGAGCAGAAAGACGATTCGGAGCTGACACCGGAAGACCTTGCCCACACGCACCTCCCCGAGCAAACGATGTACAAGGTTCAGACGCCGGCGGCTCACAGCGGGGATTCCGAGGCCGTACGGCACTCGCCACTGATCATCAGGACGAACGAGTTCCGACTCCTCTACTTCGAACTCGAGCCATCCGGACGGATCGACTGGCACACGCACGTTCCCGGACTCGATGAAGTGAACCTGTGTCTCGAGGGGCGAGCCAAGTACACACTCGAACGCGAAGACGGGAGCCATCAAACCATCGAGATCGGCCCGATGGAGTTCGTCTACGTCCCCGGAGGCGCCCGGCACAAGATCGAAGTGATCGGCGAGCAGGCCCACAGGTCGCTATCGGCTGCCAAATTCGATACCGCCGCCAGACTGGAGGCCCTCGAAGACGAGTCGGAAACGGAGAACACGGATGCTGATGATCTCGAGTGGCAGGACGCTCTCTTCGTCGATCGAAAACGTGACGAGGTGGTCGCCAAAGACGAGACGCTCGTCTCGAAATAG
- a CDS encoding HNH endonuclease, whose protein sequence is MDCPTCGKSLNTERGMRQHHTKVHDEPLPNRTCTGCGTEFYDPKSRREFCDDCNPNAGEHNGNWKGAKETTSCERCGSTFEYYPSDKSGVYCSDCVENADTFLGTPYYEYHDIERVKRVCEWCGRISTVLKSRAEREPVRFCSQSCLSRWLSDQWEDSDNAYNGRWREIRRQALERDEHTCQHCGLTREEIGHEPDVHHITPVREFNDPQLAHTLDNVVCLCRSCHRYAEIDMIDALSPSTSQEKQ, encoded by the coding sequence ATGGATTGCCCAACGTGTGGGAAGTCACTGAACACCGAGCGAGGAATGCGGCAACATCATACGAAAGTCCACGACGAACCGCTCCCGAATCGCACCTGCACGGGGTGTGGGACAGAATTCTACGACCCGAAATCGAGACGCGAGTTCTGCGACGACTGCAATCCCAATGCCGGAGAACACAATGGGAACTGGAAGGGTGCAAAAGAGACGACATCGTGTGAGCGGTGTGGTTCGACATTCGAATATTATCCATCGGACAAATCCGGCGTCTACTGTTCGGATTGCGTCGAAAATGCTGACACCTTTCTCGGAACGCCTTACTACGAATACCACGACATAGAGCGTGTAAAACGGGTCTGTGAGTGGTGCGGGCGAATCTCAACTGTCCTCAAATCGAGAGCGGAACGAGAGCCAGTCCGATTCTGTAGCCAAAGTTGCCTTAGCCGCTGGTTATCCGACCAATGGGAAGATTCCGACAACGCGTACAACGGTCGGTGGAGAGAAATACGACGGCAAGCACTGGAGCGAGACGAACACACGTGCCAACACTGCGGGCTTACACGCGAGGAGATCGGCCATGAACCGGATGTCCATCACATTACGCCAGTCCGAGAATTCAACGATCCTCAACTGGCACACACACTTGATAACGTCGTTTGCCTCTGCCGTAGCTGTCATAGATACGCCGAGATTGATATGATAGATGCACTTTCACCCTCAACGTCTCAAGAGAAACAATAA
- a CDS encoding pyridoxal phosphate-dependent aminotransferase yields the protein MTMEFTDRVSRVEPSATLAISALATELENEGADVVDLSVGEPDFPTPENIVEAGKAAMDAGHTGYTTSAGILELREAIADKLAADGLEHTTDEIIVTPGAKQALYEIVQALVEDGDEVVLLDPAWVSYEAMVKMAGGDLTRVDLAETDFQLEPALDDLEAAVSDETELLVVNSPSNPTGAVYSDAALEGVRDLAVEHDITVISDEIYKEITYGVEPTSLGTLEGMADRTVTVNGFSKAYSMTGWRLGYFAGPEDLIDQAGKLHSHSVSSAVNFVQHAGLEALETEEPVAEMVDAFEDRRDLVVDLLDDHGVDVAEPEGAFYMMVPVDDDDQAWCEGAIEDAHVATVPGSAFGTPGYARISYAASAERLEEGIERLAEEGYL from the coding sequence ATGACGATGGAATTCACCGACCGCGTATCCCGAGTCGAACCGTCCGCAACGCTTGCCATCTCCGCGCTCGCGACCGAACTCGAGAACGAGGGCGCAGACGTCGTCGACCTCTCGGTCGGCGAACCCGACTTCCCCACGCCCGAGAACATCGTCGAGGCGGGGAAGGCAGCGATGGACGCCGGCCACACCGGCTACACCACCTCCGCCGGCATCCTCGAGCTGCGCGAAGCGATCGCCGACAAGCTGGCCGCCGACGGCCTCGAACACACGACCGACGAGATCATCGTCACGCCCGGCGCGAAGCAGGCGCTGTACGAGATCGTCCAGGCGCTCGTCGAGGACGGCGACGAGGTCGTCCTGTTAGATCCCGCGTGGGTCTCCTACGAGGCCATGGTGAAGATGGCCGGCGGCGACCTCACCCGCGTCGACCTCGCCGAGACCGACTTCCAACTCGAGCCCGCCCTCGACGATCTCGAGGCCGCCGTCTCCGACGAGACCGAACTGCTCGTCGTCAACTCCCCCTCGAACCCCACCGGCGCGGTCTACTCCGACGCCGCACTCGAGGGCGTCCGCGATCTGGCCGTCGAACACGATATCACCGTCATCTCCGACGAGATCTACAAGGAGATCACCTACGGCGTCGAACCGACGAGCCTCGGCACGCTCGAGGGGATGGCCGACCGCACAGTCACCGTCAACGGCTTCTCGAAGGCCTACTCGATGACCGGCTGGCGGCTGGGCTACTTCGCCGGCCCCGAGGACCTGATCGACCAGGCCGGCAAGCTTCACAGCCATTCGGTTTCCTCGGCCGTGAACTTCGTCCAGCACGCCGGCCTCGAGGCCCTCGAGACCGAGGAACCGGTCGCCGAGATGGTCGACGCCTTCGAGGACCGACGCGACCTCGTCGTCGACCTGCTCGACGACCACGGCGTCGACGTCGCCGAACCCGAGGGCGCGTTCTACATGATGGTGCCAGTAGACGACGACGATCAGGCCTGGTGTGAGGGCGCGATCGAGGACGCCCACGTCGCTACGGTCCCTGGCAGCGCCTTCGGCACCCCCGGCTACGCACGGATTTCCTACGCCGCGAGCGCGGAACGGCTCGAAGAGGGCATCGAGCGGCTGGCAGAGGAAGGCTACCTCTAG
- the ribH gene encoding 6,7-dimethyl-8-ribityllumazine synthase, whose amino-acid sequence MTTLGLVVAQFNRPITEQMEQEALEAATAAGAEVYETVQVPGAYDAPLAADRLARRDAVDAVAVVGTVITGDTDHDQVITDATAQRLSDVSLERDTPVTLGVTGPGMSAAEARERVENAATAVEGALDLVDELPASDSQQ is encoded by the coding sequence ATGACCACGCTCGGACTGGTGGTCGCGCAGTTCAACCGCCCGATCACCGAGCAGATGGAGCAGGAGGCCCTCGAGGCGGCCACCGCCGCTGGCGCCGAGGTGTACGAGACGGTCCAGGTCCCCGGCGCGTACGACGCGCCGCTTGCAGCCGACCGGCTCGCGCGCCGCGATGCCGTCGACGCCGTCGCCGTCGTCGGGACCGTCATCACCGGTGACACGGACCACGATCAGGTGATCACCGACGCCACCGCCCAGCGACTCTCCGACGTGAGTCTCGAGCGTGACACGCCCGTGACCCTCGGCGTGACCGGCCCCGGCATGTCCGCCGCGGAGGCCCGCGAACGCGTCGAGAACGCGGCCACAGCCGTCGAGGGAGCGCTCGATCTCGTCGACGAACTACCGGCTTCCGATTCCCAACAATGA
- a CDS encoding DUF4097 family beta strand repeat-containing protein produces MGMRTDVSRRRLLAGGSLGVLGSLAGCLATGRSATETVTETYGIDGVDALSLIAENGTVTVEGNQGEEIEVQGHKAAPTEDTLESLTLESKRSDDRLTVETASEDVPFLIGPDPKLDLEATVPAEVGVIRGETTNGDVTVRDATGEVVAETTNGDIDIEGVDGDLTSENTNGSITVSEVSGDVRAETTNGDIDVTLAADGGDLTAETTNDSITVRTPPSIDATVTASATNGEVSFEGFDGVTANDGDDATVTLGDGGRRLRLETTNGSVTVQREADD; encoded by the coding sequence ATGGGTATGCGGACTGACGTTTCGCGACGGCGGCTGCTCGCCGGGGGGAGTCTCGGCGTCCTCGGATCGCTCGCCGGCTGTCTCGCGACCGGACGAAGCGCGACGGAAACCGTGACGGAGACCTACGGAATCGACGGCGTCGATGCCCTCTCGCTGATCGCCGAAAACGGTACCGTCACCGTCGAGGGGAACCAGGGCGAGGAGATCGAGGTTCAGGGTCACAAGGCCGCCCCGACCGAGGACACCCTCGAGTCGCTGACACTCGAGTCCAAGCGGAGCGACGACCGGCTCACGGTCGAGACCGCCAGCGAGGACGTCCCGTTCCTGATCGGTCCCGATCCGAAACTCGACCTCGAGGCGACGGTGCCGGCCGAGGTGGGCGTGATCCGAGGCGAGACGACCAACGGCGACGTCACCGTCCGGGACGCGACCGGCGAGGTGGTCGCTGAGACGACCAACGGCGATATCGACATCGAAGGGGTCGACGGTGATCTGACCAGCGAAAACACCAACGGTTCGATAACGGTCTCCGAGGTCAGCGGCGACGTTCGGGCGGAGACGACGAACGGCGACATCGACGTAACCCTCGCAGCGGACGGCGGGGACTTGACCGCCGAGACCACCAACGACTCGATCACCGTCCGTACCCCGCCGTCGATCGACGCGACCGTCACCGCATCGGCGACGAACGGCGAGGTGTCGTTCGAGGGATTCGACGGCGTGACGGCCAACGACGGGGACGACGCGACAGTGACGCTCGGCGACGGCGGCCGGCGGCTCCGTCTCGAGACGACCAACGGCTCCGTGACGGTGCAACGCGAGGCCGACGACTAG
- a CDS encoding 5-(carboxyamino)imidazole ribonucleotide synthase, with amino-acid sequence MTTLRTPGPTVGVVGGGQLGRMLAEAAAPLGVEVIVLDPTPDCPAAPVAREQIVAEFDDEAAIRDLATRADVLTFEIELADQQVLDRVSEETGTPVHPDPATLETIHDKLVQKRELEAAGVPVPPFRTVEDADDVRAAIDDYGAPVMLKARTGGYDGRGNVPVESKADAEAALESVAGPAMVESFVDFEREVSVIAVKGDDEIATFPIGENVHEDEILRETIVPARSNEAVTERAHAVARDVLEVMDGRGVYGIEFFEAPDGEVLLNEIAPRPHNSGHWTIEGAQTSQFEQHVRAVLGWPLGSTALRSPTVMTNLLGDVEEERPAQLSDLDEILETPGANLHWYGKRAARPLRKMGHVTVTGRDDEGVDELLERAVSLRESVTFE; translated from the coding sequence ATGACGACGCTTCGAACGCCGGGTCCAACGGTCGGCGTGGTCGGTGGAGGACAGCTCGGGCGAATGCTCGCCGAGGCGGCCGCGCCGCTGGGCGTCGAGGTGATCGTCCTCGATCCGACGCCGGACTGTCCGGCGGCACCCGTGGCCCGCGAGCAGATCGTCGCCGAGTTCGACGACGAGGCGGCGATCCGCGACCTCGCGACGCGGGCCGACGTCCTCACGTTCGAGATCGAACTGGCCGACCAGCAGGTCCTCGACCGCGTCAGCGAGGAGACGGGGACCCCCGTCCACCCCGACCCCGCGACGCTCGAGACGATCCACGACAAACTCGTCCAGAAACGCGAACTCGAGGCTGCGGGCGTCCCAGTCCCGCCGTTCCGCACCGTCGAGGACGCCGACGACGTGCGCGCGGCGATCGACGACTACGGCGCGCCGGTGATGCTCAAGGCTCGTACCGGCGGCTACGACGGCCGGGGGAACGTCCCCGTCGAATCGAAAGCCGACGCCGAGGCAGCCCTCGAGTCGGTCGCCGGCCCCGCGATGGTCGAGTCGTTCGTCGACTTCGAGCGCGAGGTTTCAGTCATCGCGGTCAAAGGCGATGACGAGATCGCGACCTTTCCCATCGGCGAGAACGTCCACGAGGACGAGATCCTTCGAGAGACGATCGTCCCCGCGCGATCGAACGAGGCCGTCACCGAGCGCGCTCACGCAGTCGCGCGCGACGTACTCGAGGTAATGGACGGGCGAGGCGTCTACGGGATCGAATTTTTCGAAGCTCCGGACGGCGAGGTCCTGCTCAACGAGATCGCCCCGCGCCCGCACAACTCCGGCCACTGGACGATCGAGGGCGCACAGACCTCACAGTTCGAACAACACGTCCGGGCCGTGCTGGGCTGGCCGCTGGGCTCGACCGCGCTGCGCTCGCCGACCGTGATGACGAACCTGCTCGGCGACGTAGAGGAGGAACGGCCCGCACAACTGAGCGACCTCGACGAGATCCTCGAGACGCCCGGCGCGAACCTCCACTGGTACGGGAAACGGGCGGCCAGACCGCTCCGGAAGATGGGACACGTGACGGTGACCGGACGGGACGACGAGGGCGTCGACGAATTGCTGGAGCGGGCGGTGTCACTCCGCGAGTCCGTCACGTTCGAATAG
- a CDS encoding AIR carboxylase family protein — MTASAVEDLIDRLHEEATQDRPTAETPDVGIVMGSDSDLETMMTGGKRRGAYDAFVDELDFAEQTDFESPPDERFTFETYVTSAHRTPDLMTAYAETAEERGLEVIIAGAGGKSADLPNMTASIAYPLPVIGVPVQEKSVDSVIGMPTGAPLVAVDAGKSFNAALSAAQILARQHDAVRDRLVAYHEDLRAGVGDVSRDLHDRGTPAFRDREE, encoded by the coding sequence ATGACCGCATCGGCAGTCGAGGACCTGATCGACCGGCTACACGAGGAAGCGACCCAAGACCGACCGACTGCGGAGACGCCCGACGTGGGAATCGTCATGGGCAGCGACTCCGACCTCGAGACGATGATGACCGGCGGGAAGCGCCGCGGGGCCTACGATGCCTTCGTCGACGAACTCGACTTTGCCGAGCAGACCGACTTCGAGAGCCCACCCGACGAGCGGTTTACCTTCGAGACCTACGTCACCTCGGCCCACCGGACGCCGGACTTAATGACGGCTTACGCCGAGACGGCCGAGGAGCGCGGGCTCGAGGTGATCATCGCCGGGGCCGGCGGGAAGTCGGCGGACCTCCCCAACATGACCGCCTCCATCGCGTACCCGTTACCGGTGATCGGCGTCCCAGTCCAGGAGAAATCCGTCGACAGCGTCATCGGGATGCCGACGGGCGCGCCGCTGGTCGCGGTCGACGCCGGCAAGTCGTTCAACGCCGCGCTGTCGGCGGCCCAGATCCTCGCCCGCCAGCACGACGCGGTCCGCGACCGACTGGTCGCCTACCACGAGGACCTGCGGGCGGGCGTCGGCGACGTCTCTCGAGACCTCCACGACCGGGGGACGCCGGCGTTCCGAGATCGAGAGGAGTAG
- a CDS encoding NADH-quinone oxidoreductase subunit A, whose amino-acid sequence MNDWIAIGALALVGVLIPLGMMSVSYLLRPTVPETSKRATYESGEIPTGGTRIRFNIQYYMVALLFVVFDIETVLLFPWAVAYQDALASPEISLVRALGPMLLFVGILLVGLAWAWRTGAVQWARTAEQLKADRQ is encoded by the coding sequence ATGAATGATTGGATCGCCATCGGGGCGCTGGCACTCGTCGGGGTACTGATACCGCTCGGGATGATGTCGGTATCGTATCTCCTGCGACCCACCGTGCCCGAAACGAGCAAACGCGCCACCTACGAGAGTGGCGAGATTCCGACCGGCGGCACGCGCATCCGGTTCAACATTCAGTACTACATGGTTGCGCTTCTGTTCGTCGTCTTCGATATCGAGACCGTCCTGTTGTTCCCGTGGGCGGTTGCCTACCAGGATGCCCTCGCGTCGCCGGAGATCTCGCTCGTCCGCGCGCTCGGACCGATGCTGCTGTTCGTCGGTATCCTGCTGGTCGGACTCGCGTGGGCGTGGCGCACAGGCGCAGTACAGTGGGCCCGGACGGCCGAACAACTGAAGGCTGACAGACAATGA
- a CDS encoding NADH-quinone oxidoreductase subunit B, whose protein sequence is MSSEQPRQSIYDSTAPSTDTRDSRIGEGADDRFNSKLREAFGSTPFILTKFDKFMNWVRGNSMFMLQFGIACCSIEMMHTYAIKHDLDRFGAGVPRASPRQADVMIVPGTIVSKFGPRMKRVYDQMPEPKFVVGMGSCTISGGPFQEGYNVVKGAEEIIPIDIHVPGCPPRPEALVYGIAKLQERIRNGESTPVVVKPYELEEFGDLPQDELVQKLADDIDEEDLVMRYNWADSP, encoded by the coding sequence ATGAGCAGCGAACAACCACGCCAGTCGATCTACGACAGCACCGCACCGTCGACGGACACCCGCGACTCGCGGATCGGTGAGGGTGCCGACGACCGCTTCAACTCCAAGCTTCGGGAGGCCTTCGGCTCCACGCCGTTTATCCTCACGAAGTTCGACAAGTTCATGAACTGGGTGCGGGGCAACTCCATGTTCATGCTCCAGTTCGGGATCGCGTGTTGCAGCATCGAGATGATGCACACGTACGCGATCAAACACGACCTGGATCGCTTCGGAGCCGGTGTCCCCCGAGCCTCCCCCCGACAGGCCGACGTGATGATCGTCCCCGGGACGATCGTCTCGAAGTTCGGCCCCCGCATGAAGCGGGTCTACGACCAGATGCCCGAACCCAAGTTCGTCGTCGGCATGGGCTCGTGTACCATCTCCGGGGGTCCCTTCCAGGAGGGGTACAACGTCGTCAAGGGCGCCGAGGAGATCATCCCCATCGACATCCACGTCCCCGGCTGCCCGCCCCGGCCGGAGGCGCTCGTCTACGGCATCGCGAAGCTCCAGGAACGGATCCGCAACGGCGAGTCCACGCCCGTCGTGGTCAAGCCCTACGAACTCGAGGAGTTCGGCGACCTGCCACAGGACGAACTCGTCCAGAAACTCGCCGACGACATCGACGAGGAGGATCTAGTCATGCGATACAACTGGGCTGATTCGCCATGA